The following are from one region of the Paenibacillus sp. JZ16 genome:
- the yicI gene encoding alpha-xylosidase, whose product MKFTDGNWLIREGYSVSGAVQAYDFAVKGDTLTAYASTAPIPGRGATINAQLITVQFHSPAPGVIGVKLVHYAGVRDRGPAFELYKQEGDHTVIEENDQEAVLRSGNLSVVIKKGPEWSVHFYRGEERITGSRTKSMAHIVEDGGQTYMREELDLGVGEWVYGLGERFTSFVKNGQVVDIWNQDGGTSSEQAYKNIPFYLTNKGYGVFVNQPDLVSFEVASEKVKKVQFSVPGESLEYFVIDGPDPKGVLDKYTNLTGKPALPPAWTFGLWLSTSFTTQYDEATVNSFVDGMLERDIPLEVFHFDCFWMKGLNWTDFQWDEEVFPDPEGMLKRLKEKGLKICVWINPYIAQRSRLFEEGREKGYLVKKANGDVWQWNLWQPGMALVDFTNPDACEWYAGYLRELADMGVDSFKTDFGERIPTDVVYFDGSDPHKMHNYYTQLYNKVVFDVLVEKFGKNQAAVFARSATVGGQQFPVHWGGDCYADYESMAESLRGGLSLGLGGFGFWSHDIGGFENTAPAHVFKRWLAFGLLSSHSRLHGSSSYRVPWSYDEEAVDVTRFFTKLKSRLMPYLFHTAVQASEQGVPSMRAMFLEFPEDPAVEMLDRQYMLGDSLLVAPVFSENGDVKYYLPKGRWTHLLTGETVDGGTWRKETYDFLGLPLFVRGNSFLALGANDTRPEYDYADGVELGLYALEDGSEASVTVRNMNGESELVVRAVRAGSRIDFTVEGSGKPFSVKLHDTGAVSSVEGSGVSLQEGSIQVEAGQQAVNFTATLEG is encoded by the coding sequence ATGAAATTTACAGACGGCAACTGGCTTATCCGGGAAGGATATTCCGTTTCGGGAGCGGTTCAGGCTTATGATTTTGCGGTAAAAGGAGATACGTTGACAGCCTATGCCTCCACGGCCCCGATTCCGGGCAGAGGAGCAACGATTAACGCCCAGCTGATCACCGTGCAATTTCATTCTCCGGCACCCGGCGTCATCGGCGTAAAGCTGGTTCACTATGCGGGCGTAAGAGATAGAGGACCTGCATTCGAGTTGTACAAACAGGAAGGTGACCATACGGTCATTGAAGAGAACGATCAGGAAGCGGTTCTTCGCAGCGGCAATTTGAGCGTCGTGATCAAGAAAGGTCCGGAGTGGTCGGTTCACTTCTATAGAGGAGAAGAACGCATAACCGGCAGCAGAACCAAATCCATGGCACATATCGTGGAAGATGGCGGACAGACCTACATGCGCGAAGAGTTGGATCTTGGCGTAGGCGAGTGGGTATACGGACTTGGCGAACGATTCACTTCGTTTGTGAAGAACGGCCAGGTCGTGGATATTTGGAATCAGGATGGCGGAACAAGCTCCGAGCAAGCCTATAAAAATATTCCGTTCTATCTGACGAACAAAGGCTATGGCGTGTTTGTCAACCAACCGGACCTCGTATCCTTTGAAGTGGCTTCGGAGAAAGTGAAGAAGGTGCAGTTCAGCGTGCCAGGCGAGTCACTGGAGTACTTTGTTATTGACGGGCCTGATCCGAAAGGCGTGCTGGACAAATACACGAACCTGACAGGCAAACCGGCACTGCCGCCGGCATGGACCTTCGGATTGTGGCTTTCAACCTCCTTTACAACCCAGTATGATGAAGCGACCGTCAACTCCTTTGTCGACGGTATGCTGGAACGCGATATCCCGCTGGAAGTGTTCCACTTTGACTGCTTCTGGATGAAGGGGCTCAACTGGACGGACTTCCAATGGGATGAAGAGGTGTTCCCGGATCCTGAAGGCATGCTGAAGCGTTTGAAAGAAAAAGGCTTGAAAATCTGCGTGTGGATCAATCCATATATCGCGCAGCGCTCGCGCCTCTTTGAGGAAGGCCGTGAAAAAGGCTACCTGGTGAAGAAAGCGAATGGCGATGTGTGGCAGTGGAATCTGTGGCAGCCGGGTATGGCGCTGGTGGACTTCACGAATCCGGACGCATGCGAATGGTATGCAGGATACCTGCGCGAGCTGGCAGATATGGGCGTTGATAGCTTCAAGACGGATTTCGGCGAGCGCATTCCGACGGACGTTGTGTATTTTGACGGTTCCGATCCTCATAAGATGCATAACTACTACACCCAGCTCTATAACAAAGTGGTCTTTGATGTGCTGGTGGAGAAATTTGGCAAGAATCAGGCGGCGGTATTCGCACGCTCCGCAACCGTAGGCGGACAGCAGTTCCCTGTTCACTGGGGCGGCGATTGCTATGCGGATTATGAATCGATGGCGGAGAGTCTGCGCGGCGGCTTGTCCCTCGGTCTCGGCGGCTTCGGCTTCTGGAGCCATGATATTGGCGGCTTCGAGAATACGGCTCCGGCGCATGTATTCAAACGCTGGCTGGCATTTGGCTTGCTGTCCAGCCACAGCCGTCTGCACGGCAGCAGCTCTTACCGGGTGCCGTGGTCTTACGACGAGGAGGCTGTGGACGTTACGCGCTTCTTCACGAAGCTGAAGAGCCGTCTGATGCCTTATCTGTTCCATACCGCCGTACAGGCATCGGAGCAAGGGGTGCCAAGCATGCGCGCCATGTTCCTGGAATTCCCCGAAGACCCGGCCGTTGAAATGCTGGATCGTCAATACATGCTGGGAGATTCCCTGCTTGTCGCACCGGTGTTCAGCGAGAACGGCGACGTGAAGTACTATCTGCCGAAGGGCCGCTGGACGCATCTGTTAACCGGAGAAACGGTGGATGGCGGAACTTGGCGCAAGGAAACGTACGATTTCCTCGGGCTGCCGTTGTTTGTGCGCGGCAACTCGTTCCTGGCTTTGGGCGCAAACGACACCCGTCCGGAATATGATTATGCCGACGGAGTTGAGCTTGGCTTGTATGCATTGGAGGACGGCAGCGAAGCTTCGGTCACCGTTCGCAACATGAACGGGGAGAGCGAGCTGGTTGTGCGGGCGGTCCGTGCAGGCAGTCGGATCGACTTTACGGTGGAAGGCAGCGGCAAGCCATTCTCCGTGAAGCTGCATGACACCGGGGCCGTTTCATCTGTAGAGGGCTCGGGAGTGAGCCTGCAAGAAGGCAGCATTCAAGTGGAAGCCGGACAACAAGCGGTGAATTTCACAGCAACTCTGGAAGGGTAA
- a CDS encoding YqaA family protein, protein MFQDILEFLKNFGPWGLFIHSFADAVIFPVPAFFLQVSLSIMHPQDALWLATYGFIGCLLGTPLGYLIGKLLGKSVLYKILKKEWIDAATNMFQKNGEAAILIGSFTPVPFKVFTILSGCLNFPLWRLLAYAALGRATKFYVVGTLFYLYGNAAEGMVKDVSLYIALIAVPLLLIGVYFNRKRKRKKMEQEKLAETAGEPSSVVVEKTVLEQTSDQTPSA, encoded by the coding sequence ATGTTTCAGGACATTTTGGAATTTTTGAAAAATTTTGGTCCATGGGGATTGTTTATTCATTCGTTTGCTGATGCTGTAATTTTTCCGGTTCCCGCTTTTTTTCTGCAGGTTTCGCTTAGCATCATGCATCCGCAGGATGCGCTATGGCTCGCAACGTACGGTTTTATCGGGTGCTTGCTGGGGACGCCGCTGGGTTATTTAATCGGAAAGCTGCTTGGGAAGTCGGTACTATACAAGATCTTGAAAAAAGAGTGGATTGACGCTGCAACGAACATGTTTCAGAAAAACGGCGAGGCCGCGATATTGATTGGTTCCTTCACGCCGGTACCCTTTAAGGTGTTCACGATTCTATCGGGGTGCTTGAACTTCCCGTTGTGGAGACTTCTGGCTTATGCCGCTTTAGGCAGAGCCACCAAGTTTTACGTTGTAGGTACCTTGTTTTACCTGTACGGTAACGCCGCTGAAGGCATGGTTAAGGACGTATCGTTATATATTGCGCTTATTGCCGTTCCGCTTCTGTTGATCGGTGTGTACTTTAACCGCAAACGCAAGCGCAAGAAGATGGAGCAGGAAAAGCTCGCTGAAACTGCTGGTGAACCTAGTTCTGTTGTGGTCGAAAAGACGGTACTGGAGCAAACGTCGGACCAGACTCCATCGGCTTAA
- a CDS encoding MFS transporter produces the protein MGNMQLLKEPKRRKLLFSAGASWMFDAMDVGMISFVVAALAAEWSLSSQQVGILTSTTSIGMVFGAAMAGFLADKYGRKNVLLWTLLIFSIASGLSALATGFIMLCLMRFIAGFGLGGELPVASTLVSESMPVHERGRAVVLLESFWAAGWILSALIAYFVIPDYGWRTAFVIGALPAFYALYLRRAIEDSPRYIEQKAKVTRKLTFGQRVASVWSVEHRRTSIMLWVLWFTVVFSYYGMFLWLPTVMVDKGFSLVRSFQYVLIMTLAQLPGYFTAAYFIEKFGRKFVLVTYLVLTAFSAIWFGYANTEGSLLAAGISLSFFNLGAWGGLYAYSPELYPTKVRSTGVGLATSFGRIGGVIAPLLVGVLKQNGTPIEFIFVMFFVTILIGALGVLVLGKETKGLELAD, from the coding sequence ATGGGCAATATGCAATTGTTAAAAGAACCGAAGCGGCGCAAGCTGCTGTTCAGTGCGGGTGCCAGCTGGATGTTCGATGCGATGGATGTCGGCATGATTTCGTTTGTTGTTGCGGCACTGGCAGCAGAATGGTCGTTGAGCTCACAGCAGGTTGGTATTCTGACAAGCACCACATCGATCGGAATGGTATTCGGCGCGGCTATGGCAGGATTCCTGGCCGATAAATATGGACGGAAAAATGTTCTGCTGTGGACGCTGCTCATATTCTCGATTGCGAGTGGTCTATCCGCGCTGGCTACCGGTTTTATCATGCTGTGTCTGATGCGCTTTATTGCCGGCTTCGGACTCGGAGGAGAGCTTCCGGTTGCATCCACGCTGGTATCGGAAAGCATGCCGGTTCATGAACGGGGAAGAGCGGTTGTGCTGCTGGAAAGCTTCTGGGCGGCAGGCTGGATACTATCCGCACTCATTGCTTACTTCGTCATCCCGGATTACGGCTGGCGGACAGCCTTTGTTATTGGAGCTCTGCCTGCTTTTTATGCGCTCTATCTACGGCGTGCCATCGAGGATTCGCCAAGGTATATCGAGCAGAAAGCCAAGGTTACCCGTAAGCTGACCTTCGGGCAGCGAGTGGCTTCGGTCTGGTCGGTGGAACATCGGCGTACGAGCATTATGCTCTGGGTGCTGTGGTTTACGGTCGTATTTTCATATTACGGCATGTTCCTGTGGCTTCCGACCGTCATGGTCGATAAAGGGTTCAGTCTGGTCAGGAGCTTTCAATATGTGCTGATTATGACGCTTGCCCAGTTGCCGGGCTATTTTACAGCCGCGTATTTTATAGAAAAGTTCGGGCGGAAATTCGTGCTCGTTACCTATTTGGTGCTAACGGCCTTTAGCGCAATCTGGTTTGGCTACGCCAACACGGAAGGTTCGCTGCTCGCAGCAGGCATTTCCTTGTCATTCTTCAATCTGGGAGCATGGGGAGGTTTATATGCCTACAGTCCGGAACTCTATCCGACGAAGGTTCGTTCAACGGGGGTAGGGCTTGCCACTTCGTTCGGACGGATCGGCGGCGTTATTGCGCCGCTGCTCGTGGGTGTGCTGAAGCAAAATGGCACCCCTATCGAATTCATTTTCGTGATGTTTTTTGTGACCATCCTGATCGGTGCGCTCGGCGTACTGGTACTTGGCAAGGAAACGAAAGGGCTGGAGCTTGCGGACTAA
- a CDS encoding glycosyl hydrolase family 18 protein, producing MRGWILGFIAVLVLGMFPVHKAQAAEACTEPAWSSSAVYGGGNIVSFNGHAWKAKWWTQGEVPGTTGPWGVWEDLGNCTPGTPPVDPPVDPPVDPPVDPPLPGDRMYVAYASSWNTSIYDLTTASIPNYITHLNLAFVRPDTTYIQGSYAFDQAVAGLEFVEGATTPNGQRKFTAQQSQDLRNHIASLRARGTKAFLSVGGWSYSQGSQWSGFNAKNIVDLALDLGAAGVDIDWESSGSSCNKGTASQFSCTKDGEIAGIITSLYNEIHARNANLQISIAGWSTGAYYVKGTPFEEGKVQWGSPFGGTMYRVVKDHGGKIDFINLMSYDGGIYYDPREGYESYKAIYNGPINMGMQIAPEGSGGAVLQLNAAPGTVYDADMMNGQNNIATPYYNVETMVNYMKNKGRANDGFMLWQLWKQRVHQPAPSGAANENSAGQYVCRNLPLPGDCNQTIPSLPKL from the coding sequence ATGAGAGGATGGATTCTCGGATTCATCGCCGTGCTGGTGCTTGGTATGTTCCCTGTGCACAAGGCTCAAGCCGCTGAGGCCTGTACGGAGCCTGCATGGAGCAGTTCTGCCGTATATGGCGGGGGAAATATCGTATCCTTCAACGGTCATGCCTGGAAAGCGAAATGGTGGACACAGGGCGAGGTGCCTGGAACGACCGGACCATGGGGTGTATGGGAGGACCTTGGAAATTGCACTCCCGGGACACCGCCCGTCGATCCCCCGGTGGATCCGCCAGTAGACCCTCCTGTAGATCCTCCGCTGCCTGGTGACCGTATGTATGTCGCTTATGCGAGTTCTTGGAACACCAGTATTTACGATCTGACGACCGCGAGCATTCCCAATTACATCACCCATCTCAATCTTGCATTCGTAAGGCCGGATACCACGTATATTCAAGGGTCCTACGCGTTTGATCAAGCCGTTGCGGGCTTGGAATTTGTGGAAGGGGCGACCACCCCGAACGGTCAACGTAAATTTACAGCCCAGCAGTCTCAGGATCTGCGTAACCATATCGCATCTCTCAGAGCCCGCGGAACGAAAGCGTTCCTATCGGTAGGAGGCTGGTCATACAGCCAAGGTTCACAGTGGTCCGGATTCAATGCCAAGAACATTGTGGATTTGGCTCTCGATCTTGGCGCTGCCGGAGTCGATATTGACTGGGAATCCAGCGGCAGCAGCTGCAACAAAGGAACAGCCTCCCAGTTCAGCTGCACCAAGGATGGAGAGATCGCGGGTATTATTACGAGTCTCTATAATGAAATCCATGCAAGAAACGCGAATCTGCAGATTTCCATCGCCGGTTGGTCTACGGGCGCTTATTACGTGAAAGGAACGCCGTTTGAGGAAGGCAAGGTTCAATGGGGATCTCCTTTTGGCGGTACCATGTACCGCGTAGTTAAGGATCATGGCGGCAAGATCGACTTCATCAATCTGATGTCCTACGATGGCGGTATTTATTACGATCCGCGTGAAGGTTATGAATCGTATAAGGCAATCTACAATGGACCTATCAACATGGGCATGCAAATTGCGCCGGAGGGATCCGGCGGGGCCGTCCTGCAACTGAATGCCGCACCGGGCACGGTATACGATGCCGACATGATGAACGGTCAGAATAATATCGCAACACCTTATTATAATGTAGAAACAATGGTGAACTATATGAAAAATAAGGGAAGGGCGAATGATGGATTCATGCTGTGGCAGCTCTGGAAACAGCGCGTTCACCAGCCCGCCCCGTCAGGTGCAGCGAATGAGAACAGTGCGGGCCAGTACGTATGCCGAAACCTGCCGCTTCCGGGAGATTGCAATCAGACCATACCGAGCCTGCCGAAATTATAA
- a CDS encoding helix-turn-helix transcriptional regulator yields the protein MDQSFRQSLKESTVHGNERFPFGAYWYQFAPGAHVVDSHWHKEAEIFHVLEGEVLFQIDSEYIPVRAGEAIFIDGGDLHTGHARGDQGCSFCAMVFDPGMLASSSYDLVQEGMIVPFQERRATFPRWMTSETDEQLLQHIKEMTRLSKHKPAGYEVAIKGHLFLMLFQAASSGRLVNRSRSEAADMVRTERLKKVILYIQNHYHRPIRLSELADLIPMSEGQFCRFFKSMTGQTPVDYMNSYRVRQAAELLRQPDNKISDIALDVGFGHISYFVRVFRKIMDCTPSEYRRKL from the coding sequence ATGGATCAATCCTTTCGCCAGTCCTTAAAAGAAAGCACCGTTCACGGGAATGAACGCTTCCCGTTTGGTGCCTACTGGTATCAATTTGCCCCCGGGGCCCATGTGGTAGACTCCCATTGGCATAAGGAAGCGGAAATTTTCCACGTGCTGGAAGGCGAGGTTCTATTTCAGATCGACTCGGAATACATCCCTGTCCGGGCGGGTGAAGCGATATTTATCGATGGAGGAGATCTCCATACCGGTCATGCCCGGGGCGACCAAGGGTGCAGCTTCTGTGCCATGGTGTTCGATCCCGGCATGCTTGCCAGCAGCAGCTACGATCTTGTACAAGAAGGAATGATTGTTCCCTTTCAGGAGCGAAGAGCCACCTTTCCGAGATGGATGACATCTGAAACCGATGAGCAGCTGCTTCAGCATATAAAGGAAATGACGCGGCTGTCGAAGCATAAACCTGCCGGTTATGAGGTCGCTATTAAGGGACATCTGTTTCTCATGTTGTTTCAGGCCGCATCCTCTGGCCGACTGGTCAACAGGAGCCGGAGCGAAGCAGCAGATATGGTGAGAACGGAACGATTGAAGAAAGTCATTCTCTACATCCAGAATCATTATCACCGTCCTATCCGGCTGAGTGAGCTGGCTGATCTGATCCCGATGAGCGAAGGCCAGTTCTGCCGTTTCTTCAAATCCATGACCGGGCAAACGCCCGTGGATTATATGAATTCCTATCGCGTTCGCCAGGCTGCTGAACTCCTTCGTCAGCCAGACAATAAAATATCCGACATCGCACTCGATGTCGGATTCGGGCATATCAGTTATTTTGTTCGGGTCTTCCGTAAGATCATGGACTGCACGCCTTCGGAGTATCGGAGAAAATTATAA
- a CDS encoding YqcI/YcgG family protein encodes MSGLLRLDHMDAVHGLHEEWQRKAITKLTEKMTDRYAKFPCIPAVQGHALNHFRYGFIHQGESQAAAEQLAALLREFGLGSRDFGPYTSLVVMIYTEHGRDSLEGVQYYERLFWQLLSRTTEYDTEPWPADLPEEPTNHLWEFCFAGEPYFVYCATPAHELRQSRYFPYMMLAFTPRWVLKQFNARTRQAEHTKGLIRQRLAQYDPVPPHPDLKLYGAEDNYEWKQYFLRDNTESLSKCPFARRHKEINQR; translated from the coding sequence ATGAGCGGTTTATTGAGGTTGGATCATATGGATGCTGTCCATGGATTGCATGAGGAATGGCAGCGGAAAGCGATAACCAAGCTGACCGAGAAAATGACGGACCGTTACGCCAAATTCCCATGTATTCCGGCTGTGCAAGGACATGCACTGAATCATTTTAGATACGGCTTTATTCATCAGGGTGAATCACAGGCTGCGGCGGAACAGCTGGCTGCTCTGCTGCGCGAGTTCGGGCTCGGCTCCAGGGACTTTGGGCCCTATACTTCACTTGTCGTCATGATTTATACGGAGCATGGCCGCGATAGCCTGGAAGGCGTCCAGTATTATGAGCGCTTGTTCTGGCAGCTTTTAAGCCGAACAACCGAATATGATACGGAACCTTGGCCGGCGGATCTGCCGGAGGAACCGACGAATCATCTATGGGAATTTTGTTTTGCAGGCGAGCCTTATTTTGTTTATTGCGCTACACCGGCACATGAACTTCGCCAGAGCAGATACTTTCCCTACATGATGCTTGCTTTTACGCCTCGTTGGGTTCTGAAGCAGTTCAATGCCCGAACAAGGCAAGCGGAACACACCAAGGGATTGATTCGTCAGCGATTGGCCCAATATGATCCCGTACCACCGCACCCTGACTTAAAGCTCTACGGGGCGGAGGATAACTATGAATGGAAACAATATTTTTTGCGAGATAACACGGAGTCACTATCGAAATGTCCGTTTGCAAGGCGGCACAAAGAGATCAATCAACGATAA
- a CDS encoding ATP-binding protein yields MMNSESLSYDFMVQAIEVAPIGTVFIDSEGSIIKINPAACVMLGYEAEECLHHPYYNWIYPEDVNKDKDRMEKLKSGKTASLQLEKRLIHKQGDIRWVSCMLSTARSREGTTLGYVAHFTDITDMKKAAHQEEERLIQSDKLSMAGQLAAGIAHEIRNPMTSIKGFVQLIRSGAGRKDEYFDIISSEIERIELIVSELLFLAKPQSVKFERADIRQLLDQVITLLNTQAIIHNVEIITDFGEREANVEGDVNHLKQVFINFIKNAVESMPGGGELTIRLERGDDHTVAIYFMDNGCGIPEAILSRLGEPFFTTKEKGNGLGFMISKKMIEDHKGQVHVSSKLQEGTTIKVILPLSII; encoded by the coding sequence ATGATGAATAGTGAAAGTCTCAGCTATGATTTTATGGTCCAAGCGATTGAAGTAGCGCCGATTGGAACGGTATTCATCGATTCAGAGGGGAGCATTATCAAAATTAATCCCGCTGCCTGCGTCATGCTGGGGTATGAGGCGGAAGAGTGTCTGCATCATCCCTATTACAATTGGATTTATCCGGAGGATGTGAATAAGGACAAAGATAGAATGGAGAAGCTAAAGTCGGGTAAGACCGCTTCTTTGCAATTGGAGAAGAGACTGATACATAAACAAGGCGATATCAGGTGGGTATCTTGTATGCTAAGCACAGCTCGCAGCAGGGAAGGAACTACACTCGGCTATGTGGCGCATTTTACGGATATTACCGACATGAAAAAGGCGGCCCATCAAGAAGAGGAGCGGCTGATCCAGTCCGATAAGCTGTCCATGGCCGGTCAACTTGCGGCAGGGATCGCCCATGAAATTCGTAACCCTATGACTTCCATTAAAGGGTTCGTGCAGCTCATTCGCTCCGGCGCTGGCCGGAAGGATGAATATTTCGATATTATCTCCTCGGAGATCGAACGGATCGAGCTGATCGTCAGTGAGCTTCTGTTTTTGGCGAAACCGCAAAGCGTGAAATTCGAGCGTGCCGATATCCGGCAGCTCCTGGACCAAGTGATTACGCTACTAAATACGCAGGCCATCATACATAACGTCGAGATTATAACGGATTTCGGAGAGCGAGAGGCCAATGTGGAGGGTGATGTGAATCATCTGAAGCAGGTGTTCATCAATTTTATTAAAAACGCCGTGGAATCCATGCCGGGTGGCGGGGAATTGACCATTCGGCTGGAGAGAGGCGATGACCACACCGTGGCCATCTACTTCATGGATAATGGCTGCGGGATTCCGGAAGCGATCCTCTCCCGTCTAGGGGAACCGTTCTTCACGACGAAGGAGAAAGGGAATGGCCTGGGATTCATGATCAGCAAAAAAATGATCGAGGACCACAAGGGGCAGGTTCACGTGTCCAGCAAGCTTCAGGAGGGAACGACCATAAAGGTTATCCTGCCGCTCAGCATAATCTAG
- a CDS encoding sensor histidine kinase gives MLSYFIQLVNDMKIRNKLILSFVVVVFVPVAIVGIFLTGELRKFAFNNALEQAYQNVDRVKKRSTEVINVADDLSYRLSYDERLRNLANRQYESVYDVFVAYREYPDLQQAILMYKEISNIRFYSENPTMLNNWEFLYPEEDIKRTEWYQRAEDDIGVIYWDYITDERDQKVYLSLIKGVDLGSKDNRGVLVINVNTGMLNTILSQETFDTIIVDSNNNIVAANRPELYGKTLAEIQDTSGVVYNASGSYESVIHEEASKVLIEPLNTESGVNGLRIISIFSIDSIVAEANRISKLAMTVIIISLLLAVLLIYSFSSLISNRLLRLSKHITKVGTGNLGVAMEIDGKDEIGQLSRQFNSMVGNINDLMNEVQESNEQKRLMEQKQNEIKFKMMASQINPHFLFNALESIRMEAHLKGEDEIARIVRLLGKMMRSNLEIGSGKTTIKDEIEMVQCYLDIQKFRYEDRLKYELLVDPEADRVRIPPLIIQPLVENAVIHGMDHKEEGTFIRVRVTASEGKLHVITEDNGAGITLERLQMIYGYLNDTDEKDGGRIGLRNVHVRLQLTYGPDAGLIIYSEPGIGTRIEFSIPTGGESDDESVNRG, from the coding sequence ATGTTATCTTATTTCATTCAACTTGTGAATGACATGAAAATCCGCAACAAATTGATATTGTCTTTTGTTGTCGTGGTCTTTGTCCCGGTAGCCATCGTGGGGATATTCCTTACGGGCGAGCTCCGCAAATTTGCTTTCAACAATGCGTTGGAGCAAGCTTACCAGAACGTGGACCGGGTCAAGAAACGGTCAACCGAAGTCATCAACGTGGCAGACGATTTATCCTATCGGCTATCCTACGACGAGCGTCTGAGAAATCTGGCCAACCGACAATATGAAAGCGTATACGATGTGTTCGTAGCATACAGGGAGTATCCCGATTTACAGCAGGCGATTCTGATGTACAAGGAAATTTCAAATATCCGTTTCTACAGCGAGAACCCCACCATGCTGAACAATTGGGAATTCCTTTATCCCGAGGAGGATATCAAGAGAACGGAATGGTATCAGCGAGCCGAGGATGATATCGGCGTCATCTACTGGGACTATATAACAGATGAACGCGATCAGAAAGTGTACCTCAGCTTAATCAAGGGGGTTGATCTTGGAAGCAAGGACAACCGTGGCGTGCTTGTAATCAATGTCAATACGGGCATGCTGAACACGATCCTGAGCCAGGAAACGTTTGACACCATTATTGTGGACAGCAATAACAATATTGTCGCCGCTAACCGTCCGGAGCTGTACGGGAAAACGCTAGCCGAGATTCAAGATACCAGCGGGGTTGTCTACAATGCGAGCGGAAGCTATGAATCCGTCATACATGAGGAAGCCTCCAAGGTGCTGATTGAACCGTTGAATACGGAATCCGGGGTTAACGGTCTGCGCATTATTTCCATATTTTCAATTGATAGCATTGTGGCGGAAGCCAATCGAATCAGCAAGCTGGCGATGACAGTCATCATCATCAGCCTGCTGCTGGCCGTTCTTCTGATCTATAGCTTCTCTTCATTGATCTCTAACCGGCTGCTGCGCCTCAGCAAGCATATTACGAAGGTGGGTACCGGTAACCTCGGCGTTGCCATGGAAATTGACGGTAAGGATGAGATCGGTCAGTTATCCCGCCAATTCAACTCCATGGTGGGTAACATTAACGACCTGATGAACGAAGTGCAGGAGTCCAATGAACAGAAAAGGTTAATGGAGCAGAAGCAGAACGAAATTAAATTCAAAATGATGGCCAGTCAGATCAATCCGCACTTTTTGTTTAATGCCTTAGAGTCTATTCGCATGGAAGCACATCTCAAGGGTGAAGACGAAATCGCCCGGATTGTGCGGCTGCTCGGTAAAATGATGCGAAGCAATCTTGAGATCGGGAGCGGAAAAACAACGATAAAAGACGAGATCGAGATGGTGCAGTGTTATCTGGATATTCAAAAGTTCCGCTATGAGGATCGTCTGAAATATGAACTGCTGGTGGATCCCGAAGCCGATCGGGTAAGAATCCCGCCGCTGATCATACAGCCGCTTGTGGAGAATGCGGTCATACATGGGATGGATCACAAGGAAGAGGGCACTTTCATCAGGGTGAGGGTCACGGCAAGTGAAGGAAAACTGCACGTGATTACCGAGGATAATGGGGCGGGTATAACCCTGGAGAGATTGCAGATGATCTACGGTTATTTGAACGATACCGATGAGAAGGACGGAGGACGGATCGGGCTTCGGAATGTTCATGTCCGCCTGCAGCTTACCTACGGCCCTGATGCAGGTCTGATCATTTACAGCGAACCGGGCATAGGAACACGTATTGAATTCAGTATCCCGACAGGAGGAGAGAGCGATGATGAAAGTGTTAATCGTGGATGA